The following proteins are co-located in the Paralichthys olivaceus isolate ysfri-2021 chromosome 2, ASM2471397v2, whole genome shotgun sequence genome:
- the LOC109629262 gene encoding protein LSM14 homolog B-like isoform X1: MSAGAGTPYIGSKISLISKAQIRYEGILSSVDTDRSTVALAKVKSYGTEDRHTNRPVPPKDEIYEYIIFRGSDIKDITVSEPPKSHHGLPRDPAIVQSSIGGSSAAYHQRWSPYRDMMPTYNQLAASSLLNQQYNAALGLVPGLHGIPARRAPMVEQAVQTVPLASAAQKRGKASTQPLSRQPGRPTQHSSSQLQKENVPTKRAPSQPTAAKIQSQATENQKQRQKQGSRRSRNRSRGQLIVKNSKATTLQFDSDFDFETANAQFKDDLTKEVEVEKVESEEAPETLAMEEEETPADKYYDKTKCFFDNISSDLKPRRTTWAEEKKLNMETFGVPGRFLRGRGFRGRGNRGQSATEQRPLPKVGSGRV; encoded by the exons ATGAGCGCTGGAGCAGGAACCCCGTACATCGGCAGCAAAATCAGTCTGATATCCAAGGCACAGATCCGCTACGAAGGAATACTGTCCTCCGTCGACACAGACAGGTCCACAGTCGCTTTGGCCAAAG TGAAATCCTAcgggacagaggacagacacaCCAACCGACCAGTGCCACCAAAAGATGAAATTTATGAATACATCATTTTCAGGGGAAGTGACATCAAGGATATCACTGTGTCAGAGCCACCGAAATCACACCATGGACTGCCCCGTGACCCAGCTATTGTGCAG TCGTCCATTGGTGGCTCCTCTGCAGCGTATCACCAACGATGGAGTCCATACAGGGATATGATGCCCACCTACAACCAGCTGGCGGCTAGTTCTCTACTCAACCAGCAGTACAATGCAGCACTAGGCCTAG TACCAGGACTTCATGGCATCCCTGCCAGAAGAGCCCCCATGGTTGAGCAGGCCGTCCAGACTGTGCCGCTGGCCAGTGCTGCCCAGAAAAGAGGGAAAGCTTCAACCCAGCCTCTGAGCAGACAGCCTGGTCGCCCAACCCAGCACTCCAGTTCCCAGCTTCAGAAGGAGAACGTACCCACCA AGCGGGCACCATCCCAGCCAACTGCAGCCAAGATTCAAAGCCAAGCAACAGAGAACCAGAAGCAAAGGCAAAAACAAG GCAGTCGCAGGTCGAGGAATCGAAGCAGAGGCCAACTTATTGTTAAAAACTCAAAGGCTACAACTCTGCAGTTTGACTCTGACTTTGATTTTGAAACCGCCAATGCTCAGTTTAAAGATGATCTTACAAAGGAGGTTGAag TTGAGAAGGTGGAGTCTGAAGAGGCCCCAGAAACTCTGGctatggaggaggaggaaactcCTGCTGATAAATACTACGACAAAACCAAATGCTTCTTTGACAACATCTCATCAGACCTGAAGCCCAG GAGAACAACATgggcagaggagaagaagttGAACATGGAAACATTTGGAGTGCCCGGCCGCTTCCTGAGAGGCAGAGGATTTAGAGGCCGAGGGAACCGGGGCCAGAGTGCAACTGAGCAGCGACCCCTGCCGAAAGTTGGAAGCGGGAGAGTGTAA
- the LOC109629070 gene encoding dysbindin, whose protein sequence is MSSSSSNLHKKHLPPETERCQRLPDVDAAQQLKLRERQRFFEEVFQHDVDVYLSSAHLCIRDYKRPPIGSISSMEVNVDLLDQMELTDNSDQDTLDVFFSPGGEDGVLTAPQPGNNNNNEEVNSNGLFRHVLEDLDAKSRMSSTSSNSSSDSQTNNANGADTPVAGSEDEEIHTSTVRRRFPPPEKERV, encoded by the exons CAGAGACAGAGCGATGCCAGAGGCTCCCAGATGTGGATGCAGCGCAGCAGCTCAAGCTGAGAGAGAGGCAGCGTTTCTTTGAGGAGGTTTTCCAGCATGATGTGGATGTCTACCTGTCCTCGGCACACCTGTGCATCAGAGACTACAAGAGAC CTCCCATTGGCAGCATCTCGTCTATGGAGGTGAATGTGGACTTGCTGGACCAGATGGAGCTGACTGACAACTCTGACCAGGACACTTTGGATGTCTTCTTCAGTCCCGGAGGAGAAGACGGAGTGCTGACGGCCCCACAGCCAG gaaacaacaacaacaacgaggAAGTCAACAGTAATGGACTATTTCGACACGTCCTTGAGGATCTTGACGCCAAGTCCCGCATGTCCTCCACATCTTCAAACTCCTCCTCCGACAGCCAGACCAACAACGCCAATGGTGCAGACACCCCTGTGGCTGGATCAGAAGATGAAGAAATACACACCAGCACAGTGAGAAGGAGGTTCCCACCTCCAGAGAAAGAAAGGGTGTAA
- the cdh27 gene encoding cadherin-like protein 26, whose product MLFFLLLVYYLSSSTCSELLRRQKRTWIIDSFSIEEGHPGPFPYVLGKIDIDRAYVVFFNLLGEGVDEEPLGVLKIDKESGTIYVYKALDYEEKTKLEMKFEARLVNEDIDTKLGVEISILDINDNPPVFDRELYEIEVPEDQAQGSNVLTVLATDRDKDKTANSTFHYKIKSVSPKSADSEFFIEKNGDISFKGCLDHEASKIISIVIEAIDHGEVVQLSSSTTVVINVQDSNDHLPTISGQTGTYKVKEETTGSSPLQLQVTDGDTRNSPAWRARFTIHGDEGGHFKIETDPDTNDGILTVVKPLDFEKGALKELSISVENEMPYFFCKVKKRTSSGLWTVDSSEGHNAGLAQTHTVNVTIEVEDVNDPPEFSVSIKHTWVEENAPPGTWLGNVTATDSDSNQNSKFVYKVGHDPAGWVTVDPHTGKITTIKPADRESNYVVNGFYNVTLLAVDNGEPPLTGTSTLEIEVSDVNDNVPQPKVQHLDVCLSDSSTTTNITAYDLDEVPFGGPFTFELLGDVKEKWKLSPSHGYTAGLVKEPGLYAGHHTIELKIYDMQGEFGHYNFSVTVCDCSVTANCQSQRNTASAAHFGALGIVFASLLLLLFVLLMTIICSCKKEFTFFEIESFGQTLLKSNSENPGTDCKVHDNDLAGSTNKKYQAPSKCQMPRYGIQPTNVSTKNQSFVDGQFPNVDNRGVTNQSNLERDNCSQTWIYGSTNGHYNTRKVMELGTMNSKIRTTKYLQEETLLNLLHKRVTTLQQTEVNQLNDLHHVYAEEGDEDDHTELDSISIPDDDSFQKTLETLDLKFKTLASICKPQEILN is encoded by the exons atgctcttcttcctcctcctg GTTTATTATTTGTCAAGTTCAACATGTTCAGAGCTGCTGAGACGTCAGAAGAGGACTTGGATAATTGACTCCTTCAGTATTGAGGAGGGGCATCCTGGGCCTTTCCCTTATGTGCTGGGCAAG atAGATATCGACCGGGCATATGTAGTATTCTTCAATCTGCTTGGAGAAGGAGTAGATGAGGAGCCATTGGGAGTCCTCAAGATCGATAAAGAGTCCGGCACCATATACGTCTACAAGGCCTTGGACTACGAGGAGAAGACCAAGCTTGAG ATGAAATTTGAGGCCAGATTGGTAAATGAAGATATCGACACTAAATTAGGAGTTGAAATTTCCATACTGGACATCAATGACAACCCACCAGTATTTGACAGGGAGTTGTATGAGATCGAGGTTCCTGAGGATCAAGCACAAG GCTCCAATGTCCTGACTGTGCTGGCCACTGACAGAGACAAGGATAAAACAGCTAACTCCACCTTCCACTATAAAATCAAATCTGTGTCTCCAAAATCTGCGGACTCTGAATTCTTCATTGAGAAAAATGGAGACATTTCATTCAAAGGATGTTTGGATCATGAG GCCTCTAAAATAATCAGCATAGTGATTGAGGCCATAGATCACGGAGAAGTCGTCCAATTGTCCAGTTCAACAACTGTTGTCATTAATGTCCAGGACAGCAACGACCACCTCCCAACCATCAGCGGACAAACG GGCACATAtaaagtgaaggaggagacaaCTGGGTCTTCTCCTCTACAGCTGCAGGTGACAGACGGGGACACTCGGAACAGCCCAGCATGGAGAGCCAGGTTCACCATACATGGTGATGAGGGAGGGCACTTCAAGATTGAAACAGATCCAGACACCAATGATGGAATCCTGACAGTTGTCAAA CCTTTAGACTTTGAGAAGGGAGCTCTGAAAGAACTGTCCATCTCTGTGGAAAACGAGATGCCATATTTCTTCTGCAAAGTGAAGAAGAGGACGTCCTCCGGTCTCTGGACAGTTGATTCCAGTGAAGGGCATAATGCTGGTTTAGCTCAAACTCACACAGTAAATGTCACCATCGAAGTGGAGGATGTCAATGACCCCCCAGAGTTCAGTGTGTCTATTAAACATACCTGGGTGGAGGAGAATGCCCCCCCTGGGACCTGGTTAGGGAATGTGACCGCCACCGATAGTGACTCCAATCAAAATAGTAAATTTGT GTACAAGGTGGGACATGATCCTGCTGGCTGGGTGACGGTAGATCCCCACACAGGCAAAATCACCACAATCAAACCAGCTGACAGAGAATCTAATTATGTTGTCAATGGTTTCTACAATGTCACACTGCTTGCAGTGGATAACG GGGAGCCGCCTCTTACAGGCACATCTACTCTGGAAATCGAGGTGTCTGACGTAAATGACAATGTGCCACAGCCAAAAGTGCAACACTtggatgtgtgtctgtctgacagctccaccaccaccaacatCACAGCCTATGACCTGGATGAAGTTCCCTTCGGGGGGCCTTTCACCTTTGAACTGCTGGGGGATGTCaaagaaaaatggaaactcaGTCCCTCACATG GTTACACTGCTGGTCTGGTGAAGGAACCTGGTTTGTATGCCGGACATCACACGATTGAGCTGAAGATCTATGACATGCAGGGCGAGTTTGGCCATTACAACTTCAGCGTGACCGTGTGCGACTGCTCTGTGACAGCCAACTGCCAAAGTCAAAGAAACACTGCTTCAGCAGCCCACTTTGGTGCTTTGGGCATAGTGTTTGCCTCTCTGCTTTTACTTCTGT TTGTGCTGCTGATGACAATCATCTGCTCCTGCAAGAAAGAGTTCACCTTTTTTGAGATAGAATCATTTGGACAGACCCTCCTCAAATCAAACTCTGAGAACCCCGGCACAGACTGCAAG gtgCATGACAATGACCTGGCAGGCTCCACTAACAAGAAGTACCAAGCTCCATCTAAGTGCCAAATGCCGCGTTATGGGATACAGCCTACAAATGTTTCAACTAAA AACCAAAGCTTCGTGGATGGACAATTTCCAAATGTGGATAACAGAGGAGTAACAAATCAGTCCAACCTCGAGAGGGACAACTGTAGCCAA ACCTGGATATACGGTTCAACCAATGGCCACTACAATACCCGCAAG GTTATGGAGCTAGGCACAATGAATTCTAAAATAAGAACAACAAAATACCTACAGGAAGAGACACTCCTAAACCTGCTTCACAAG AGGGTCAccactctgcagcagacagaggtcAACCAGCTGAATGATCTGCATCACGTGTATGCAGAAGAGGGCGACGAAGACGATCATACAGAGCTGGATTCCATCAGCATTCCTGATGATGATTCATTCCAGAAAACGCTGGAAACCTTAGACCTCAAGTTTAAGACACTCGCCTCCATTTGCAAACCACAAGAGATACTTAACTGA
- the LOC109629262 gene encoding protein LSM14 homolog B-like isoform X2, with protein sequence MSAGAGTPYIGSKISLISKAQIRYEGILSSVDTDRSTVALAKVKSYGTEDRHTNRPVPPKDEIYEYIIFRGSDIKDITVSEPPKSHHGLPRDPAIVQSSIGGSSAAYHQRWSPYRDMMPTYNQLAASSLLNQQYNAALGLVPGLHGIPARRAPMVEQAVQTVPLASAAQKRGKASTQPLSRQPGRPTQHSSSQLQKENVPTKRAPSQPTAAKIQSQATENQKQRQKQVEKVESEEAPETLAMEEEETPADKYYDKTKCFFDNISSDLKPRRTTWAEEKKLNMETFGVPGRFLRGRGFRGRGNRGQSATEQRPLPKVGSGRV encoded by the exons ATGAGCGCTGGAGCAGGAACCCCGTACATCGGCAGCAAAATCAGTCTGATATCCAAGGCACAGATCCGCTACGAAGGAATACTGTCCTCCGTCGACACAGACAGGTCCACAGTCGCTTTGGCCAAAG TGAAATCCTAcgggacagaggacagacacaCCAACCGACCAGTGCCACCAAAAGATGAAATTTATGAATACATCATTTTCAGGGGAAGTGACATCAAGGATATCACTGTGTCAGAGCCACCGAAATCACACCATGGACTGCCCCGTGACCCAGCTATTGTGCAG TCGTCCATTGGTGGCTCCTCTGCAGCGTATCACCAACGATGGAGTCCATACAGGGATATGATGCCCACCTACAACCAGCTGGCGGCTAGTTCTCTACTCAACCAGCAGTACAATGCAGCACTAGGCCTAG TACCAGGACTTCATGGCATCCCTGCCAGAAGAGCCCCCATGGTTGAGCAGGCCGTCCAGACTGTGCCGCTGGCCAGTGCTGCCCAGAAAAGAGGGAAAGCTTCAACCCAGCCTCTGAGCAGACAGCCTGGTCGCCCAACCCAGCACTCCAGTTCCCAGCTTCAGAAGGAGAACGTACCCACCA AGCGGGCACCATCCCAGCCAACTGCAGCCAAGATTCAAAGCCAAGCAACAGAGAACCAGAAGCAAAGGCAAAAACAAG TTGAGAAGGTGGAGTCTGAAGAGGCCCCAGAAACTCTGGctatggaggaggaggaaactcCTGCTGATAAATACTACGACAAAACCAAATGCTTCTTTGACAACATCTCATCAGACCTGAAGCCCAG GAGAACAACATgggcagaggagaagaagttGAACATGGAAACATTTGGAGTGCCCGGCCGCTTCCTGAGAGGCAGAGGATTTAGAGGCCGAGGGAACCGGGGCCAGAGTGCAACTGAGCAGCGACCCCTGCCGAAAGTTGGAAGCGGGAGAGTGTAA